In Polypterus senegalus isolate Bchr_013 unplaced genomic scaffold, ASM1683550v1 scaffold_5742, whole genome shotgun sequence, a genomic segment contains:
- the LOC120520358 gene encoding pyrethroid hydrolase Ces2e-like: protein MGATTQFCIFMSFIIWIGMASQLTEDNQSNPVVSVENGRLKGSVSRVKGTERLVHEYLGIPFAKPPLGSLRLSAPEPPEPWTGVRDATRHPAM, encoded by the exons ATGGGAGCGACTACGCAGTTTTGTATCTTTATGTCTTTTATAATATGGATCGGAATGGCATCACAGTTAACAG aAGACAATCAATCTAACCCAGTTGTGTCTGTAGAAAACGGCCGCTTAAAAGGCAGCGTGTCGCGAGTGAAGGGGACTGAGCGGCTTGTCCACGAATACCTCGGGATCCCCTTTGCCAAACCCCCGCTGGGATCGTTGAGGCTATCCGCCCCGGAGCCCCCGGAGCCGTGGACTGGAGTCCGAGATGCCACTCGTCACCCTGCCATGTGA